The nucleotide window GACACTTGGACAGCCGAACTTCTCATCGAACTTGATCGTGGATACCCAATACATTCTGAGAGAAACACAGCTGAGGCTTCTTTACCGCTGATAACAATACCTTCCTTTAGGTGATGCGTAGTAGAGCCTTCACCTAAAAATTTCTTCCGATTATCTACAGGAGACACATTAGTTACGCCAGCACAACTTATTATTTTCCTCTTCTCCATCTTTTTTGCTTTGTACTGTGATAAAGGGATGCTCGTCATCGCTACTAGTAGAGATATCCAAATTCATTAGAACGCCCTTCTGACTTCCATTGTAGCTTTTATTGATGCTATTATTACCCTTAGCCATCAACCATCCGTGGACAGTCAGATACCAAAGTAAGAAGTCTGCTTTGAATTTTGGAGCATCAAGAGTACATCTGTACGACTCAGCGGCTGAAGTCAAAGTGTATGTGGAGTACCATGGTACAGAGAGTATGGCATgactgaagactagagaacaatggtttgattctggagcgtgcttttcttagaagagctgcttaacataacttaagagtctcttctacccttaacaagagaaaaatagccaatgaacaattacaaggcagtagttaacccgttgagagaAAATaagttgtttgataatctcagtgttgtcagtttatAAGGATAGGAGAATAtgcaatgaataggccagactatttggtgtttgtgtaggcaaagggagaatgagctgtaactagagagaaggatccagtgtagtacagcCTGGCCAGACAAAGATCCCAATAACcctttagcagtagtatcttaatggctggctggtgtcctggctaatCTACGAGATAGAGGAAACGGCCTATGGATCAGATGCGTAGTTACACAATTGTTCGAAAAATATGGCTTTAGTCAACAATTTCGTTTACTTTTTCTTCATCATTACTTTACCTCTCCATTTTCTTGGCATATCTTAATCCATTCAATTCTACCcacttacgatttttttttttttcactcaagttTCGGGCCCTCTTTAGGGAACATGTTACTCAACCCCGTTATGATCACACTGTGTTAAAGCTAAAAACTTACTAAGATATTCATCATACATCTCGATAAATTTCCTTTCAATTGATATATAATTTCACCTATTTTGTTAAAAAGGAATACACATAGGTAATAGAattttgaatttcaagcttcctgATTATAAACTAATGGAATATATATGCCTTTCTCAAGTAAACTAACCGATAATTTGAAAGATTCCAATCAAGCCCTTTTTGAAACTTATATTAGATTTTGTTTTGGAAGTTGCAATTTCCACAGTGTAAGATTGTTACGTTACTACAAGTTTCTACAATTACATAATAATTCAACTTAAAATGAGTTTTATCCGAGGTTGTTGTTCGGTTCTAACAAAGAGGGGAGTTGAAcgcaaataaaatttatttaaaaaacaagtACCTTATATAGAGGCAGTTAAAAGCATGAATGTTACAAAACTTCAAAACTGAAACACGGGATGGCAGTCTTGAACAAGCTGTTCTATTATCAGCGCGGGAGAGAGCAAGATATAAAAAACAGTCAAAAGCAATATGTTCTGTGAGAGAATATTAAAAACGTGTGGTACCCATCTCACCTCTAGAAAAGATATACAGATGAAATAGGGCAGATATGTAGGTTTTCGACGATCAATGTAGggacagtcttctttgccacgaatgttaatcaaGAGAGCCTTCGGTGTTCAACAGATTACGAGATAAGGGCCTATGTAAGGTTGTGTCAACATGCATTGTGGTTTATAAATCTTTTCAGTACGAGTTGCTTTGCTTGAGGCTGGTAAGTCTAGTTTtaaggagtaaattttctcacaacgtgaCGTAGAATATCAGTAGGAACgatcaacgggtcaccatacacaatTTCAGTTGCCTAGACATCCAGGGTTGTGaaggatcaatttttatttatttttattttttctttgccaaatcaatagagagagagagagagagagagagagagagagagagagagagagagagagagagagagagagagagagagagagagagtagttagtatattgattgtttgttgtgagaaagactttaggtttaactgagattgtttgttcatgtttaagctaggttaggacagtggtgcatgtcttgggtaaatgcttattttgatttgactgcagctagaggcagttgtgtggtttgagtgctagatttactttatatttttcgaccagcaaggaagtgtttatttatttcaaaagtaagaAAAATTTTATTCATGTTTGCTAGGAGTGgttctgaatgatagaaacagtttattatttatcgttgattatagtgcgatagtttagttaggtaggagtgttcgtaagtgtttttcttttttacttttgcaGACCGTAATTCCTTGTTTGGAGTTATTTTTTGAATGCAgatctatagttgctgacctggcgtggaattgattatatttagactgctcttttgaattgctAAACAGTTAATGACCTGGCTGGTGTATTACGATTACgactacgtatgatgatgatgttgatgatgatgattatgatggtgatgatgataacgtTCACAACCAAAATCAATTACTAAAATTGTGTATAGAAATTTGTCAGTATTCCGTTGGCTACAgagttgtggttgggctataaaaggactgttggcccttgtgtggacaaagaggtccacacataaacaaatattggttttggtgtgtggttattttcaagtttggttagggtttatttgattatgGAAAGGTTTTGGTAAttatttaagttttaagaaatatagttttaagtttatgttttgtttttgtttccctttatTCTAAGAGTCCAGTTCATGATAACATaagaggaaagtttgtgttgaggaggcaaatgtctgtttagtgtgatcaagggggTTGGGGTTGTTCTtatgacatcccgccacattacttTGGTggccgaacagggactgccgaggtgggattggaagctggactcctGGACGAAGGACTGGTAAGATTAAGAATTAGATTAAGGCTGAAGAAATAACAATGGATGTGCAGAgcaagttactgagggaggaattgcggtatATTAAAGAACGGGAgtagaagttgatagttgagaaagagaggttgctagtagaaaacgagaggttgaactgtgagaatgaggcgatgcagaaggagcttagggagttaaagggaataGTAGAGAGAGTAGAATAAGGGTTAGAGATTAGAATGCAAGAGAATGAGAGGCTAATGGATGAGCGTATGGATGAATGGTTTGGGGTGATGACAggtcaaataatgaatatgattaaaagagttcatgggtgaaggtgccgtcagaggagtggcctctgctacgggtaaagggttgctggtggagaAAAAGGttgaggtaagtgataatgggaaaagaAGTGATAGCGATAGTattagtgatagtgaagttaaagggactaggtatagaaAGGATGAACAGGAaagtgagaggaaggatgaaaggaaaggaaaaagtgatgtgaagaaagagaaaaaaaagtgtcaggatgagagtgaagatgatcgtgaatgggtgaaagtggtgagtaagaaaagggctaggaagagaaTAATCAAGGATAGAAGTATGAGTGccgaattagattctttatattctagagtagaagtaggaaacaagaaggaaggtagcagtgttgatagcagtgagaatgaacgtgatgagTATAAGACTTTGTTTATgcgagaggtacctcggtgtgaaaggttcaatgagcatagtagtagggatgtatacgagtttctCAACGGGTATGAGAGATATTGTCCGGATAATtgaggtgatagtaagagagtttgggctagggagttaggagaatatttaactgagtatttgttgacgatgtatggagtgataatgagtgtaggggatgttgaatatgatagtatgaaaggtaggataattgatcaggtaaaacgtatgaaagggagtgttaagtataggcgTAAAAATGATATTGATGGGGCTCGAATGAATATGGGTGTATGTCAGTTAGAAACGTTAACAAGGAAcaagtatggagatgaaggtatgaacgagaataaggagttaatgaggaagtttttaaCGATTGTACCCGAGAATGTGTCtgaatttattcatttgaaacggaaggacAAAATCAGGTGGACGCAAGAAAGATTGACttaggatgatatactagagatagttgtgGATTGTGAgttagataggtgtatgaaagaaagtaaatctgtgagcataagaagtggaatggaagaaagtgtaacagaatttggtagttataaggatgcaattttgagaggtcctatgaggatagctgatcaggtaatatatattgtttttagaggaagtaacggaggaactgtgcaagcaaaagGAGGATTTAGGCAAGGTAATTGGCGCGGTAGGGATAGGAATGTGAGTGTGCAaggaggtatgtcagatagtcgtgtccgtgatgaaaagtgttataggtgtggaaacgaaggtcataagaagaatgaatgtagatggtctctaggtgcttgttttagatgtggtgaggtagggcatagaattagcgagtgcaagaaagagaaaggggtaaaatgttattggtgtggcatgactgggcacatagcgagtggatgttgtagtgatcgtatgaatgtgatttgtggtaattgtggtaagaatGGTCATTATGCTGGAATGTGCaaggtaagtgtactgaatgtggtgtagacgggtgtgtagctagagtatgtagggagaagggattaagtcagccatgatgttcgggaaactagagtgtcaGAGGGTTCAGGTAGGTGAGTCCTCAAGTGTGTGccgagtgaatgtgatgcatgttcgtgaaggtttactgcatgaagacgtgatgggtgaaagagcttttgattgcatgagtgcaaaagtaaattttaatggaatagagctagttggtctcatTAATACTGGTTGTgatgtcaatttaatgtttaggaatgcctacgataaggtaagggatgtttgtgaatttagggggtgtaaaggtgaattgaaaggtatcggtaatttaagtatgtctgtgcagggAAAGATACGTGAAAAATTATATGTTTAatgggctgatgatggaagatgatttttatgtggttgagggagtaaatgacaaatatgatgccttgttaggttataatttcttaaaaaaatgtGGTATTATTGTACATACTAGcgtaaatatgataaagatgaaagtttTGGGTAAATTGTGTGTgaatggtagtgtggaaagagttagggcccaccacaaccagttgtgtAAATAGAAGGAGGTACCTAAGTATATcaaagagaatgggatgagtaaaggGTTGAagaggaacaagtgtgaacctagtaaaTATGAGGAATTAGGTTTAGatggtaaacagttggtgttagtagactatatgaaaaggaagaatacgagagctttaagtaaggatgaaagaaggggacattttataagtaaaagtagaaatataaataagtatgacaagggtgtaaatgtgcatgtgagtgtggaagataaatatattaatacagatgaaacgtggctgagtatgaatgatacttatagtctgtgtggcttttcgttagatgatgtgaaagaaagaatgaataatgcaagagtgagagataggagaatgataagtagcatgaatgaatcttttgctgaagTTGAGGATGTGTTTGATGAAATAGATGAACTGttgacagaaatgagtgtaatcttagggccagatgagaacgaggtagatgggattgtacatgatatattagatgatagggatttagataggaatagtgttaatgcagcgaatgattgtgataaggaagaagtgaatgagagagtgtttGAAGACCCAGTTACTCTGAGTAGAGGtctcgttcccgactgcgactgggtaataaaaaaataatgtaagtggttgtgtgaaaatggagaaggatttagaaaagtaagaggggaggaatgtggaggatcaatttttatttaattttattttttgttctttgccaaaaccatagagagagagagagagagagagagtgtcagcgaGCTAAAGGTAGTTAgtatatcgattgtttgttgtgaaaaagactgttggtataactaagTTTGTTAGCTTATGTTTCAGCTAGGTttggacagtggtgcatgtcttgggtaaatgcttattttgatttgactgcagctagaggcagttgagtgttttgagtgctggatttacttcgAATTTTTCgatcagcgtggaagtgtttttttatttcaaaagtaagtacaattttattcatctttgctaggagtgattctgaatgctaaaaacagtttattatttatcttgtatTATAGTgaaatagtttagttagctagaagtgtttgtaagtgtttttcttttttacttttgcgggccgtaattcctcctttgaagtagttttttgaatgccgatctataGTTGCTGAcatggcctggaattgattatatttagagtGCTCTTTTTAATTACTAAacagttgatgacctggcttgtgtattACGATTACAATTAtgtttgatgataatgatgatgatgatgatgaagataataacattaataaccaaAATCATTTAATACAATTGTTTATTGAAATTTGTCAGTGTTCTGGTGGCTAGAGAGTTGTGGtttggctataaaaggactgttgacccttgtgtgaACAAAGAGGTCCACAAATAAACGATTATTGGTTTGGGTGtgtggttagttttaagttttgttagtgtttatttgtttgtggaaAGGTTTAGTTAATTATTCTAGTtttgaaaaatatagttttaaggttatgttttgcttTTGTTTCCctttagtctaagagtccagtttatgataacgtaagggaaaagtttgtgttgaggaagcaattgtctgtttagtgtgatcaagggggttggggttgttcttgtgacttcccgccacattattttggcacccgaacagggactgccgaggatGGATTGGAAGCTGGACTTTTGGACGAAGGACTGATGGGATATGGAATTAGATTAAGGCTGAAGAAATAACAATGGATGAacagaacaagttactgagggaggaattgtgGTTgattaaagaacgggagcagaagttgataactgagaaagagaggttgctagtagaaaatgagaggttgaactgtgagaatgaggcgatgcagaaggagcttagggagttaaagaggacggtagagaaagtggaagaaggGTTAGAGATTAGAATGCAAGAGAATGAGAGGCGAATGGATAAGCGTATGGATGAACGGTTTGG belongs to Palaemon carinicauda isolate YSFRI2023 chromosome 17, ASM3689809v2, whole genome shotgun sequence and includes:
- the LOC137656585 gene encoding uncharacterized protein, which encodes MGEGAVRGVASATGKGLLVEKKVEVSDNGKRSDSDSISDSEVKGTRYRKDEQESERKDERKGKSDVKKEKKKCQDESEDDREWVKVVSKKRARKRIIKDRSMSAELDSLYSRVEVGNKKEGSSVDSSENERDEYKTLFMREVPRCERFNEHSSRDVYEFLNGYERYCPDN